CGTCGACCTGTATGCCCGCCCGCGTACCGCCCGGACGCTCGATGAGTACGACGTCGGCGCCGAAGTCCCCCAGGATCATGGCGGCGAAGGGCGCGGGAGCGATTGAGCTGAACTCAACTATCTTCAAGCCGCGCAACGGCCTTCGGTCGGCATCTGGGTGCTCGTCTACCACGCTCCGCCCTTCCCGTCGGGATCGATGCCAGAGCATATACCAATCATTGTTTGATTCATATAGCGTATGGGATTACGTCCGGTCCCTTACGTGCATTGAGGAGGCACTGCCAATGAGTCGGCGCCCACCATCCGATCTCCCCCATGGGGGCCATGCCTTCGGCATGGAATCCATCTACGCGGCATTGGACTGGCGCGCTACCGCAACACCACAGCGGCCGTTCATCAAAGCGGGCGAACGCTGGCGGACATTTGCCGAGATCGACTATGACGCACGCAGTTTCGCCGCTGGACTCGCCCAACGCGGGGTGAAACCGGGCGACACCGTCGCCCACATTGCGCCTAACTGCGAGGAGCTGATCGTCTCCTTCATGGCGTGCGCATACCTTGGGGCGGTCAACGTCTCGCTGAACATCTACCTCAAGGGCGACTTCCTCCGGCACCAACTCGTCGACAGCGGCGCCACCGTCCTGGTCGCCGACCGCGCCGGCGCGGCGACCGGCGCGCCGTTGCTTGCCGGTACGGATATAGCGCACGTCGTGCTCATCGACAAGGCGGATAACACCGGCCTCGGTTTGCCGGCGACGGTCGAGGTCGCCGACTTCGCGGCCCTCATGGTGCCGCCTGTGAGCGAGCTACGGGCCCACTCGAAGCCGACCGACATCTTCGGCATCGTCTACACCTCGGGCACGACGGGCCCGTCCAAGGGCTGCATGCTCAGCAACGGCTATTACCTGCAACTGCCCGAACCGTTCTTACTTCACAACTGGGTTGCGCCGGGTGACCGGATCTTCACCGCGTTGCCCCTATTCCACTCCGCCGCGCAGGTGGTCCTGATGAAGGCACTTACCGTCGAGGGCGTCTCGGCGTGCTTCGAAAGACAGTTTTCTGCCAGTCGATTTCTTGACCAGGCGGCCGCCGCAGAGGCGACCATCACCTGGGGAGTGGGGCCCATGGCGGCAGTGATGTTGGCCCAGCCCCCAGACAGATCGGACACGGCGTGGCCACTGCGCCTGGCGATTTGGCACAGTGCGGACCGCGCCCTGCTAGAGCGCTGGGAGACCCGCTTCGGCTCCCCGGTGGTCGGCGGCGGCTACGGACAGACGGAGGTGGCCGCGGTGACCCTGGCCAGGCCGGAGGACCGTGCGGCGCGCGGGACGATGGGCACGCCGTGTGCGAACTTCGAGATACGCGTCGCCGACGACGACGACCAACCTGTCGGGCCGGGCGAGGTGGGCGAACTACTCATCCGGCCCCGCGCTCCATTGACCACCTTCTCCGGTTATTGGCGCAATCCGCAGGCCACCGTCGCGGCCTGGCGCAACCTGTGGCACCACACCGGCGACTACGTGACGGCAGACGCCAACGGCAACATTGTCTTTGCAGACCGCAAGAAGGACGCTGTTCGTCGGCGCGGTGAGAACGTCTCCTCGTTCGAACTCGAGACGGCGATCGCACAGCACCCAGACGTTCAGCGCGTCGCCGTCACGGCGGTGCACGCCGTGGTGGGAGACGACGAGATCAAGGTCAGCGTCGTACCGACGCCGGGGTCGACGATCGTTCCCGGCGAGCTCTACGAGTTCTTCGCCCAGACCCTCCCGTATTTCGCCATTCCGCGATATCTCGACGTCCGGGAGTCGCTTCCACTCACACCGACCGACCGCGTGCAAAAGCACGTGCTGCGGGCCGAGGGGGTCCAGCCGCACATGGTGGACTTCGAACAGTTGGGCCTGTCGGTGGCTCGATCGGCCCGGCGCGCATGACCTCGCACCCACCGACCGACCGGACCGCGACCGCCGGGTGTGCACCCGGCGTGCCCGGTGACGCCCACCGCAGTGCGGGCGCCTCCCCGGCATACCGGTGCCGCGAAGGGCGGCGGGGACAATGACCTTGGCGGCCAGCGACATTGAACTGAACAAGGACATCGCGTTGGAATGGACGCGAGCGCTGCTCCAAGGCGACGGCTCGGCGTTCCGCAAACTGACTCATCCCGATTTCGTGGCAACGCTCTCGGGCGACATGCGTGCGAGCGGGACACGCAACATCGGCGAGTTCGTCTCTTTCATGGACAGCCTACGACGTGAGCAATTCGCACCCGGTGAGTTCACGATGGCCATCGGTGCCGTCACCGCCGAGGCGGAGCGGGTTGTGATCGAAGCCGAGTCGAGGATCCCGCTGCGTAACGGTGGTTTGTACAACAACCACTACATATGGTCGTTCCGGATTCGGGATCACAAAGTCGTTCGCTTCACCGAGGTTATGGACACCCTGCACGTACATACGGTGTTGGTGGGTGCGGAATTCGTCCACCGTCGAACGAGAGCGAATTTGATATTCGACCAACCGACCCGCGTCATCACGGGTGAGATGGCCCCGCCGCGATGACCGACCAGACCCGTAGCCGGGTATTGGCCGGACACTCGGTGGTGATCACCGGTGCCGGAAGGGGGTTGGGCGCCGCATTCGCTCGCCTGGCCGCCGCCGAAGGCGCACGCCTGGTGGTCAACGACATCAACGCGGCCGCGGCCCGTCAGATAGCCGTCGAGCTCGGCGAGGTGACCGAGGCGATCGCCGATAGTTCCGATGTCTCATCCTGGCATGGCGCCGAGCGGTTGATCGGCACATGCATCGCCCGCTACGGGTCGATCGATGGCTTGGTCAGTAACGCCGGCGTGATCGCCGTCGGCAGACCGGAAGAGGCGACCGAGGCCGATCTACGCCACGTGATCGAGGTCAACCTCCTCGGCACCGCCTTTTGCGGCGTGCATGCCCTACGGGCGATGCTCCTGCAGGGCAGGGGGTCGATCGTCAACGTCACATCGGGCGCTCAGTTGGGCCTCCCAACCGTTGCCGCGTATGCCGCAAGCAAGGGCGGGATAACCTCGCTCACCTATTCCTGGGCGGCCGCCACCAAGGGGTCGGGAGTCCGCGTCAACGCCGTATCCCCCGATGCGGCAACACCACTCGCCGCAGAGGTCGCGCAGCACTTCCCCGACACACCCGCCGGCGACAAGTCTCCCGAAAGCAACGCACCCGCCGTCGTCTACCTGCTCTCC
This genomic window from Mycobacterium saskatchewanense contains:
- a CDS encoding AMP-binding protein, producing the protein MESIYAALDWRATATPQRPFIKAGERWRTFAEIDYDARSFAAGLAQRGVKPGDTVAHIAPNCEELIVSFMACAYLGAVNVSLNIYLKGDFLRHQLVDSGATVLVADRAGAATGAPLLAGTDIAHVVLIDKADNTGLGLPATVEVADFAALMVPPVSELRAHSKPTDIFGIVYTSGTTGPSKGCMLSNGYYLQLPEPFLLHNWVAPGDRIFTALPLFHSAAQVVLMKALTVEGVSACFERQFSASRFLDQAAAAEATITWGVGPMAAVMLAQPPDRSDTAWPLRLAIWHSADRALLERWETRFGSPVVGGGYGQTEVAAVTLARPEDRAARGTMGTPCANFEIRVADDDDQPVGPGEVGELLIRPRAPLTTFSGYWRNPQATVAAWRNLWHHTGDYVTADANGNIVFADRKKDAVRRRGENVSSFELETAIAQHPDVQRVAVTAVHAVVGDDEIKVSVVPTPGSTIVPGELYEFFAQTLPYFAIPRYLDVRESLPLTPTDRVQKHVLRAEGVQPHMVDFEQLGLSVARSARRA
- a CDS encoding nuclear transport factor 2 family protein — protein: MTLAASDIELNKDIALEWTRALLQGDGSAFRKLTHPDFVATLSGDMRASGTRNIGEFVSFMDSLRREQFAPGEFTMAIGAVTAEAERVVIEAESRIPLRNGGLYNNHYIWSFRIRDHKVVRFTEVMDTLHVHTVLVGAEFVHRRTRANLIFDQPTRVITGEMAPPR
- a CDS encoding SDR family NAD(P)-dependent oxidoreductase, producing MTDQTRSRVLAGHSVVITGAGRGLGAAFARLAAAEGARLVVNDINAAAARQIAVELGEVTEAIADSSDVSSWHGAERLIGTCIARYGSIDGLVSNAGVIAVGRPEEATEADLRHVIEVNLLGTAFCGVHALRAMLLQGRGSIVNVTSGAQLGLPTVAAYAASKGGITSLTYSWAAATKGSGVRVNAVSPDAATPLAAEVAQHFPDTPAGDKSPESNAPAVVYLLSDLASSVTGQVVLTGGERLSVLDPPSPRRPAARQPEWTVELVAQAFRERWS